Within uncultured Fibrobacter sp., the genomic segment CCTTAATATAGGGGGGGATTCCTTCTCCTATCCCTCTCCCTTCTTGGGTGATAACCCAAGTTGGACATTATGGGGGCTTTTTAGGGGATGCCAACAATGCAAAAAATGCCTGGTGTAAATAAAAAAGTGAAAAAAACGTGCCAGCGTGGCACGGCGAAATTATGACCGCGAAAAGCTCTGCAAAATTTCCGTTGCGGCTGCAGCCCCGCTACAGTCCGTTGATGAGGGTGTTCATCTCGCTGATTCTTGAGATGTAGGTGCTTTTAAGCATCGAAATCGCTTCGTCGAAGGGTTTGTCCCTGTCGGGAAATTCGCTCGACTTATTGCTTATGGGCCACTTGGCGTAGTTTCGCTCGTTTGATTCTTTCGTATATTCGACCAGGGAGTCGATGAAAAATGGGATTTGTTCGAAGTTCGTCTTGTATTGTGCCCACCGCTCCTGAATCGTTTTTTTGAAGACGTCATTTGACATCAGTGCGGCAAACCATATGCCGCTTGTAATTTTCCACCCTTTCACGTTTTTTGCCAAGAAGGTTCCCCAGTCGAAATCCCATACGGGTCCTGCTTTCAGGGGACCATGGTCCTTGTACATAAAGACGCTTTTGGGGTGCATGGGTTCGCAGTTTTCGGCAAGTTCGTTGACAATCAGGTAGTCGGCAAAAGACGGAAAATCAAGATAGTCTTCGATGGAAAGAGTATCGCAATCTCCATAGAGAATGCATTCAATGGTGTCGATATAGCTTGCGATGTGCGATACCTGTTCCTCGGTTGGTTGGCTTGGACTCTTGATGTTGATGGGGAGGTCGTTGACAGGGGACCTGAACTTGAATTCTTCGTCGTAGTACTTGTCGAATTCCAAAAGGTAGGCGTCATCGCTGATGTTGAGACGGTTCTTGTTTATCTGGACTTTTTCGCAGACAAAGTAGTTGCCCAGGAATTTGCCGTTTAAAAAGACTTCCGCGAATTTTCCGCTTGGAACCCAATCGAGTCTTGTTTTTTTGGCGATTTCGAAGGCGACCGCGTTACGGATAAGCGTTCGGTCAAAATAGTTTGCGAGCAGAATCCATTTTTTTGCCTCTTTCATTCCCATGAAATTCTGCTTTTGCTCGAATTTTATGGTGTACGGCTTCTTGGGCTTAAGCCACGTTGAATTTCCCCTGCCGCTGATCGTGAGTT encodes:
- a CDS encoding CotH kinase family protein; this encodes MTAFQTTIRRFAQHFLVCTFTVFVTCGFTACSNSANCFDDSCDDVKNYLPLDDTEFPYVGIPRIVIETEDRQEIKDRETEVPAKLQVWGERAPESEIMELTISGRGNSTWLKPKKPYTIKFEQKQNFMGMKEAKKWILLANYFDRTLIRNAVAFEIAKKTRLDWVPSGKFAEVFLNGKFLGNYFVCEKVQINKNRLNISDDAYLLEFDKYYDEEFKFRSPVNDLPINIKSPSQPTEEQVSHIASYIDTIECILYGDCDTLSIEDYLDFPSFADYLIVNELAENCEPMHPKSVFMYKDHGPLKAGPVWDFDWGTFLAKNVKGWKITSGIWFAALMSNDVFKKTIQERWAQYKTNFEQIPFFIDSLVEYTKESNERNYAKWPISNKSSEFPDRDKPFDEAISMLKSTYISRISEMNTLINGL